One window of the Chryseobacterium camelliae genome contains the following:
- a CDS encoding S9 family peptidase gives MKAPQAKKIEKTLEIHGDQRMDPYFWLNERENPEVIRYLEEENSYADLIMKDTEELQEELFEEMKSRYKKDDESLPYFFNGYWYIVRYEEGKEYPIFCRKQHSLDQPEEIIVDVNILAEGENFFEVGSVAVSPDNRLVSFSADNIGRRIYTINFKDLETGEILADQIPNTTGKAVWANDNQHVFYIRKDTNLRAFQVYRHQLGTDPSEDVLIFHEEDDTFDVNVFKTKSLKYIFIASSSTISDEHRFIPSDDVFADWIVIQPRIDDLEYSVEHYEDEFYIITNADEATNFKIVKTRISQCSMEHWVDVIPHRENVLLEGFEIFRDYLVLEEREQGLLQIRIINEKTGESYYLPFSDPTYTAYIGINLEFDTDILRYGYTSLTQPGSTYEYNMKEKTTQLLKQQEVLGGTFSPENYISERIWADSRDGKTKIPVSLVYHKDTAKSPHTPLLLYGYGSYGHTVDASFSNVRLSLLDRGFIYAIAHIRGGEYLGREWYEEGKMLYKKNTFFDFIDAGKFLIHENYTSSKHLYAMGGSAGGLLMGAVVNFEPELFNGIVAQVPFVDVVTTMLDETIPLTTGEYDEWGNPNDREYYDYMKSYSPYDNVEAKDYPHMLITTGLHDSQVQYWEPAKWVARLRELKTDDHLLIFKTDMSAGHGGASGRFESLKEDALEYAFLLMIDKR, from the coding sequence ATGAAAGCTCCACAGGCAAAAAAAATAGAAAAGACACTTGAAATTCACGGGGATCAGAGAATGGATCCTTATTTCTGGCTCAACGAAAGGGAAAATCCTGAAGTCATACGCTATCTTGAAGAAGAAAATTCCTACGCAGACCTTATCATGAAGGATACCGAGGAACTTCAGGAAGAGCTTTTTGAGGAAATGAAGTCCCGGTATAAAAAAGATGATGAGTCGCTTCCTTATTTTTTCAACGGGTACTGGTATATCGTAAGATACGAAGAAGGCAAGGAATACCCTATTTTCTGCAGGAAACAGCACAGTCTGGATCAGCCGGAAGAAATCATTGTAGATGTTAACATACTCGCAGAAGGGGAAAACTTTTTCGAGGTAGGGAGTGTAGCTGTAAGCCCGGATAACCGGCTGGTTTCTTTTTCCGCCGATAATATCGGAAGAAGGATCTATACCATTAATTTCAAAGATCTGGAAACCGGGGAAATCCTTGCTGATCAGATTCCGAATACGACCGGTAAAGCAGTCTGGGCCAATGATAATCAGCATGTATTCTACATCAGGAAAGACACGAACCTCCGTGCTTTTCAGGTATACAGGCACCAGCTCGGAACAGACCCCTCAGAAGATGTATTGATCTTCCATGAGGAAGATGACACTTTTGACGTGAATGTATTCAAAACAAAATCCCTGAAATACATTTTCATAGCAAGCTCCAGTACGATTTCGGATGAACACCGCTTTATTCCATCTGACGATGTTTTTGCAGACTGGATCGTTATACAGCCGAGGATAGATGACCTAGAATATTCCGTAGAGCATTATGAGGATGAATTCTACATCATCACCAATGCCGATGAGGCCACCAATTTTAAAATTGTAAAAACCAGGATCAGCCAATGCAGCATGGAACACTGGGTAGACGTTATTCCGCACAGGGAAAACGTCCTTCTGGAAGGTTTTGAGATCTTCCGGGATTACCTGGTTCTTGAGGAAAGAGAGCAGGGACTGCTGCAGATCAGGATCATCAACGAAAAAACAGGGGAATCCTATTACCTTCCGTTTTCAGATCCTACCTACACTGCATACATCGGAATCAACCTTGAATTTGATACCGATATCCTGCGTTACGGATATACTTCCCTCACCCAGCCCGGCTCCACCTATGAATATAACATGAAAGAGAAAACAACCCAGCTCCTGAAGCAACAGGAAGTACTGGGCGGCACGTTCTCCCCTGAAAATTATATTTCGGAAAGAATCTGGGCAGATTCCAGGGATGGCAAAACCAAAATCCCGGTTTCGCTGGTGTATCATAAAGATACAGCGAAATCTCCACATACTCCTTTGTTATTATATGGCTACGGAAGCTACGGACATACGGTAGATGCCAGCTTTTCCAATGTGCGGCTATCCCTTCTGGACAGGGGGTTCATTTATGCCATCGCGCACATCCGCGGCGGGGAATACCTGGGCAGGGAATGGTACGAAGAAGGGAAAATGCTGTATAAGAAAAATACATTCTTCGATTTTATCGATGCAGGAAAATTCCTGATCCATGAAAACTATACTTCCTCAAAGCACCTGTATGCCATGGGCGGAAGTGCAGGAGGACTTCTGATGGGAGCCGTGGTCAACTTTGAACCTGAGCTGTTCAACGGTATTGTAGCGCAGGTCCCTTTTGTGGATGTGGTTACGACCATGCTCGACGAGACGATCCCGCTGACTACCGGAGAATATGACGAATGGGGAAATCCGAATGACCGGGAATATTATGACTATATGAAATCCTATTCTCCCTATGACAATGTAGAAGCCAAAGATTATCCGCATATGCTAATTACTACAGGCCTTCATGATTCACAGGTCCAGTACTGGGAACCTGCCAAATGGGTAGCCCGGCTTCGGGAACTGAAAACAGACGATCACCTGCTGATCTTCAAAACTGATATGAGCGCAGGGCACGGCGGGGCAAGCGGAAGATTC
- a CDS encoding uroporphyrinogen-III synthase: MRIKSILVSQPAPSESSPYLDIAKKEKIKIDFRPFIHVEGVDNKELRTQKIDLTQYTGIIFTSKNAIDHYFRLAEELRFAVPDTMRYICQSEAIANYLQKHIVYRKRKISFGEKNFSDLLPLFKKFPTEKYLLPSSDVLSPDIVKTLDAANVSWTRAIMYRTVCSNLTDIDIKEYDMLIFFSPQGIKSLQQNFPDFKQEETKIGVFGNTTLAAAEEAGLKVDLMAPTKETPSMTMALEKYIKALHK; this comes from the coding sequence ATGAGAATAAAGTCTATATTGGTCTCTCAACCAGCGCCGAGTGAGTCATCTCCATACCTGGATATTGCAAAGAAGGAAAAAATAAAAATTGATTTCCGCCCGTTTATCCACGTAGAAGGAGTTGACAATAAAGAACTTAGAACACAAAAAATTGATCTAACGCAGTACACAGGGATTATTTTCACCAGCAAAAATGCGATTGATCATTACTTCAGGCTTGCTGAAGAGCTGCGCTTTGCAGTACCGGATACCATGAGGTACATCTGCCAGTCCGAGGCCATTGCCAACTATCTTCAGAAGCACATCGTATACCGCAAAAGAAAAATCAGCTTCGGGGAGAAAAACTTCTCAGATCTTTTACCCCTCTTTAAAAAGTTCCCGACGGAAAAATACCTCCTTCCCTCTTCTGATGTACTGAGTCCGGATATCGTAAAAACACTGGATGCCGCCAATGTCAGCTGGACACGCGCCATCATGTACAGAACCGTATGCAGCAACCTTACCGATATCGACATCAAGGAATATGATATGCTTATTTTCTTCAGCCCGCAGGGGATCAAGTCTCTACAGCAGAATTTCCCGGATTTCAAACAGGAGGAAACCAAGATCGGTGTTTTCGGGAATACCACTTTAGCTGCAGCAGAAGAAGCAGGACTGAAGGTTGATCTGATGGCTCCTACCAAGGAAACACCATCCATGACCATGGCTCTTGAAAAATACATTAAGGCACTGCACAAGTAG
- a CDS encoding DUF4271 domain-containing protein, whose translation MQKNIPLPSPQNFVNHVRIPEHNDWVIFILLGCIFLYLFMMNIVEREASLRDFLLQKYFDASNNLPSWIITSCITTLTLAALISQTIPTVPKFISDIQVSGFQLNKFGYTLLVITFFYLSKSALGFMFYHSTGDGKKWTVFYFTATKFYFILSFILIILCITHYYFPVDRHQLFFYYLIFFLFVFIFKIFFYLFHRNNILPQKWYYKFLYICTLQITPLLLLWKLLFF comes from the coding sequence TTGCAAAAAAATATCCCTTTGCCATCACCACAAAATTTTGTCAATCACGTAAGAATCCCTGAGCATAACGACTGGGTCATCTTTATATTGTTAGGCTGCATTTTTTTATATCTTTTTATGATGAACATCGTGGAAAGGGAAGCCAGCCTGAGGGACTTTTTGCTTCAGAAGTATTTTGACGCCAGCAATAACCTTCCCAGCTGGATCATTACTTCCTGCATCACCACCCTGACGCTCGCTGCGCTTATATCGCAAACCATACCCACAGTTCCGAAATTCATTTCGGACATTCAGGTTTCAGGGTTCCAGCTGAATAAGTTTGGGTACACCTTACTGGTGATTACATTTTTTTATCTGTCGAAATCAGCCTTGGGCTTTATGTTCTACCACAGTACGGGAGACGGGAAAAAATGGACTGTATTTTATTTTACGGCTACCAAATTTTATTTCATCCTGTCTTTTATCCTCATTATTCTCTGCATTACCCATTATTACTTCCCTGTAGACAGACATCAATTGTTTTTTTATTACCTGATATTCTTCTTATTTGTATTTATCTTCAAGATTTTTTTCTATTTATTTCACAGAAACAACATTTTGCCGCAAAAATGGTATTATAAATTTTTGTATATTTGCACCCTCCAAATCACACCACTATTGCTGCTTTGGAAATTATTATTTTTTTAA
- a CDS encoding polyprenol monophosphomannose synthase codes for MKKLVIIPTYNEKENIENIISAVFALEDGFHVLVVDDSSPDGTAGIVKELQKEFPHDLHLSVRHIKDGLGKAYIHGFHWAIQNGYDYIFEMDADFSHDPKDLPRLYEACLNADMAIGSRYSKGVNVVNWPMGRVLLSYFASRYVRFILGLPIHDTTAGFVCFSRKVLEEIGLENVKLKGYGFQIEMKFRAFKKNFRIVEVPIIFTNRILGESKMNGGIIHEAVFGVLNLKWKSIINRL; via the coding sequence ATGAAAAAACTGGTCATTATTCCAACGTATAACGAAAAGGAAAATATTGAAAATATTATTTCCGCAGTTTTTGCATTGGAAGACGGCTTTCATGTTCTGGTGGTGGACGACTCTTCTCCTGACGGGACTGCCGGTATTGTAAAGGAGCTGCAAAAAGAATTTCCACACGACCTTCACCTTTCCGTACGGCATATTAAGGATGGCCTGGGAAAGGCCTATATTCATGGCTTTCACTGGGCTATTCAGAATGGATACGACTACATTTTCGAAATGGATGCGGATTTTTCGCATGACCCGAAAGACCTTCCGAGGCTTTATGAAGCCTGTCTGAATGCCGATATGGCTATCGGTTCCCGGTACTCCAAAGGAGTGAATGTGGTTAACTGGCCTATGGGGCGTGTATTATTATCGTATTTTGCTTCCCGGTATGTCAGGTTTATTTTAGGACTGCCTATTCATGATACCACCGCAGGGTTTGTCTGCTTTTCAAGGAAAGTACTGGAAGAGATAGGACTGGAAAATGTGAAGCTGAAAGGCTACGGCTTTCAGATTGAAATGAAATTCCGGGCTTTTAAAAAGAACTTCAGGATTGTGGAGGTGCCGATTATTTTTACCAACAGGATCCTCGGGGAAAGCAAGATGAACGGCGGGATCATTCATGAAGCGGTTTTCGGAGTACTCAATTTAAAGTGGAAATCCATCATCAACAGATTATGA
- a CDS encoding DUF4296 domain-containing protein, producing the protein MKKLVFFFVLMSMLLACSGYMDKPENLIPKDRMAEIMADMAINDQATFVYPNSNLEAGTRFVLKAHQVKPADFVDSFKYYTINQQMKGIADDAQKILLEKDPKAEKYIQNKLKQTGNVPAFAR; encoded by the coding sequence ATGAAAAAACTGGTTTTCTTTTTTGTTTTAATGAGCATGCTGCTGGCTTGCAGCGGTTATATGGATAAGCCTGAAAACCTCATTCCTAAAGACCGGATGGCGGAAATCATGGCGGATATGGCTATCAATGATCAGGCAACCTTTGTATACCCCAACAGCAATCTTGAGGCAGGCACCAGGTTTGTGCTTAAGGCGCACCAGGTAAAACCGGCTGATTTTGTGGATAGTTTCAAATACTACACGATTAATCAGCAGATGAAAGGGATTGCGGATGATGCCCAGAAAATACTGCTGGAGAAAGATCCCAAAGCAGAAAAATATATACAGAATAAGCTGAAGCAAACTGGAAATGTGCCGGCTTTTGCAAGATAA
- the tgt gene encoding tRNA guanosine(34) transglycosylase Tgt — translation MNFFTIHKTSEGKARAGEITTDHGVVQTPIFMPVGTVASVKTVHQRELKEDIRAQIILGNTYHLYLRPGMDVMQKAGGLHKFMNWDLPILTDSGGFQVFSLADTRKMTEEGARFKSHIDGSYHMFSPERSMEIQRQIGADIFMAFDECTPYPCEYNQAKTSMELTHRWLKRCIDWTEQNPELYGYKQRLFPIVQGSTYSDLRKISAEVISEAGAEGNAIGGLSVGEPEEEMYRITDEVTDILPKEKPRYLMGVGTPWNILESIGLGIDMMDCVMPTRNARNGMIFTWKGVVNLKNEKWKDDFAPLDEFGTSFVDQEYSKAYVRHLFVSKEYLGKQIASIHNLAFYLDLVKVAREHIVAGDFYEWKKSVLPVLRQRL, via the coding sequence ATGAATTTTTTTACCATACATAAAACCTCTGAAGGTAAGGCCAGAGCAGGAGAAATCACCACAGATCACGGGGTGGTTCAGACACCGATTTTCATGCCGGTAGGAACCGTGGCCAGTGTAAAGACCGTTCATCAGAGAGAATTAAAAGAAGATATCAGGGCGCAGATTATTCTGGGCAATACCTACCACCTTTACCTTCGTCCGGGAATGGATGTCATGCAGAAGGCAGGCGGGCTGCATAAGTTCATGAACTGGGATCTGCCTATCCTTACCGATTCCGGAGGATTTCAGGTGTTTTCCCTTGCAGATACCCGTAAAATGACGGAAGAAGGAGCCCGCTTCAAATCTCATATCGACGGAAGTTACCATATGTTTTCCCCGGAAAGGTCTATGGAGATCCAGAGGCAGATCGGAGCCGATATTTTTATGGCTTTTGATGAATGTACGCCATACCCGTGTGAGTATAACCAGGCCAAAACTTCTATGGAGCTTACCCACCGGTGGCTTAAGAGGTGTATCGACTGGACAGAGCAGAATCCTGAGCTGTACGGATATAAACAAAGACTTTTCCCAATTGTTCAGGGATCAACGTACTCCGACCTGAGGAAAATTTCTGCCGAAGTGATTTCCGAAGCAGGAGCAGAAGGAAACGCGATCGGAGGGTTGTCTGTAGGAGAACCTGAAGAAGAGATGTACAGGATCACCGATGAGGTAACGGATATTCTTCCTAAAGAAAAACCAAGGTACCTGATGGGAGTCGGTACCCCATGGAATATTTTGGAATCCATCGGGCTTGGAATTGATATGATGGATTGCGTAATGCCTACCCGGAATGCAAGGAACGGGATGATCTTTACCTGGAAAGGGGTTGTGAACCTTAAAAATGAAAAGTGGAAAGATGATTTTGCTCCGCTGGATGAGTTCGGGACCAGCTTTGTAGATCAGGAATATTCAAAAGCTTATGTAAGGCACCTTTTCGTATCCAAAGAATACCTGGGCAAGCAGATTGCTTCTATTCATAATCTGGCATTTTACCTGGATCTGGTAAAAGTAGCCCGGGAACATATTGTAGCAGGAGATTTCTACGAATGGAAAAAATCCGTTCTTCCTGTTCTGAGACAAAGACTGTAA
- a CDS encoding LptF/LptG family permease yields MLKIVDRYIIKKYLGTFSFMLILLSVVVLVIDVQQKIPRIENARALDPKLDLNYFLIHFYPFWIINLVMTFLSILVFISVIYFTSRMANNTEIVAVISSGASFHRFARPYLITSLFIALLSLLVNHFVLPWANIKKNQLEAYTYNSTNKEKVLGTAPVSAQLSRMEYIFINSWNKREKRGSGFVFQKFDKNRKMTYELKANDVYWDKAKKQFVLNGFVEKTINRDDSEKLNSGFDLKKSYGHDPEELFPNELLGQNKTTPELLKFIRREKEKGNSNLNAHLNELYQRTSMPVSVVILTFLALSLSSQKKRGGLGINLALGISLAFIFVFSFEALKVVSENKSMSPALAMWFPNMIFFPIAAYLYFKRANQ; encoded by the coding sequence ATGCTTAAAATAGTAGACAGATATATCATTAAAAAATACCTTGGGACCTTCAGTTTCATGCTGATATTGCTGTCTGTGGTCGTTCTGGTCATTGATGTTCAGCAGAAAATCCCAAGGATAGAAAATGCACGGGCACTGGACCCGAAACTGGATCTGAATTATTTCCTGATTCATTTCTATCCTTTCTGGATCATCAACCTTGTGATGACTTTCCTGTCTATTCTTGTCTTCATCTCCGTCATTTATTTTACCTCCAGGATGGCCAACAATACGGAGATTGTTGCCGTGATCAGCAGTGGAGCCAGCTTCCACCGGTTTGCAAGGCCGTATCTCATTACGTCCCTGTTTATCGCACTGCTTTCGCTTCTGGTGAATCATTTTGTGCTTCCCTGGGCCAATATCAAGAAAAACCAGCTGGAGGCCTACACTTATAACTCGACCAATAAAGAAAAGGTTCTGGGTACTGCTCCGGTTTCCGCGCAGCTGAGCCGTATGGAATATATTTTTATCAATTCCTGGAACAAGCGTGAAAAAAGAGGCTCCGGCTTCGTGTTCCAGAAATTTGATAAAAACAGGAAGATGACCTATGAGCTGAAAGCCAATGATGTTTATTGGGATAAAGCTAAAAAGCAGTTTGTGCTGAATGGTTTCGTTGAGAAAACGATCAACAGGGATGACAGCGAAAAGCTGAACAGCGGCTTCGACCTGAAGAAAAGCTACGGACATGATCCGGAAGAACTATTTCCCAATGAACTGTTAGGACAGAACAAGACTACTCCTGAGCTTCTGAAATTCATCCGGAGGGAAAAGGAAAAAGGAAACAGCAACCTGAATGCCCACCTTAATGAGCTGTATCAGCGGACGTCAATGCCGGTTTCCGTAGTTATTCTCACTTTCCTGGCACTATCGCTTTCCTCGCAGAAAAAACGGGGCGGACTGGGAATTAACCTTGCGCTCGGGATCTCACTGGCGTTTATCTTTGTATTTTCATTTGAGGCTTTAAAGGTTGTTTCTGAAAACAAAAGCATGTCTCCTGCGCTGGCGATGTGGTTCCCCAATATGATATTCTTCCCGATCGCAGCTTACCTGTATTTCAAGAGGGCTAATCAGTAA
- a CDS encoding biotin--[acetyl-CoA-carboxylase] ligase, with the protein MSELFYLKECSSTNDEIPGFLLYGNADFIGLHTFNQTQGRGQYGNRWTSAAGQNVAYTLAASVSNFRLPDSLFNYYTAGLIRSFLANLTGLPVKIKWPNDIILKGKKIVGILIEKKKINQNTYYIIGAGFNVLQQAFEDISNAGSLLTQTGNHFELDELTIQLHQFLTENLMHPPSAQEILEEFNAHLFRRNEISVFEIEKERQNGIIRHADEHGALWIELEKTGLQSFYHKEVKLLY; encoded by the coding sequence ATGAGCGAACTGTTTTATCTGAAAGAATGTTCTTCTACTAATGACGAAATTCCCGGATTTTTACTTTATGGAAATGCAGATTTTATCGGCCTGCATACTTTCAACCAAACTCAAGGCCGCGGTCAGTATGGAAACCGCTGGACATCAGCGGCCGGACAAAATGTAGCATACACTCTGGCGGCAAGCGTCTCGAATTTCCGGCTCCCGGATAGTTTATTCAATTATTATACCGCAGGCCTTATCAGGTCATTCCTTGCCAATCTGACCGGTTTGCCCGTTAAAATAAAGTGGCCCAATGACATCATCCTTAAAGGTAAGAAAATCGTCGGGATTTTAATCGAAAAGAAGAAAATTAATCAGAATACCTATTACATTATCGGGGCGGGCTTTAATGTGCTGCAGCAAGCGTTTGAAGACATTTCCAATGCCGGCTCGCTTCTGACGCAGACCGGAAATCATTTTGAACTGGATGAATTGACGATTCAGCTCCATCAGTTCCTTACAGAAAATCTAATGCATCCTCCTTCTGCACAGGAAATCCTGGAAGAATTCAATGCCCATCTGTTCCGCAGGAATGAAATATCAGTTTTTGAAATTGAAAAAGAACGCCAAAATGGCATCATCCGTCATGCCGATGAACATGGCGCTTTATGGATTGAGCTTGAAAAAACCGGTTTACAGTCTTTCTACCATAAAGAAGTAAAACTGCTTTACTGA
- the rsfS gene encoding ribosome silencing factor codes for MNKTAEKQQLQDKIVEALQDVKGEDIMIFDLSNIENSVAETFIICSGNSNTQVSALAGSVEKKVRNDLKDRPWHVEGTENSMWVLVDYVSVVVHIFQKEVRAYYDIEELWGDAAITRIENEY; via the coding sequence ATGAATAAAACAGCAGAAAAGCAACAATTACAAGATAAAATCGTTGAGGCATTACAAGATGTAAAGGGTGAAGACATTATGATCTTTGATCTTTCAAATATTGAAAACTCGGTGGCTGAAACCTTTATCATCTGTAGCGGAAACTCCAATACGCAGGTTTCTGCATTAGCAGGAAGCGTGGAGAAAAAAGTAAGAAATGATTTAAAGGACAGACCTTGGCATGTGGAAGGTACCGAAAACTCTATGTGGGTACTGGTAGACTATGTGTCTGTAGTGGTTCATATTTTCCAGAAGGAAGTGAGGGCATACTATGATATTGAGGAACTTTGGGGTGATGCAGCCATCACAAGAATCGAAAATGAATATTAA
- the ftsH gene encoding ATP-dependent zinc metalloprotease FtsH produces the protein MNNKGFNWFFPIAIIALLLFFGSNFLGGDSAKSIDEDEFFQIMQAGKVQNVLIYKDTEKADVFLTQAARSEMVKKTAKQNDPFSSLGMASKADYTVKYGDLQLFLQKFDKVKADNPNLKTTKDYGAGKSPFADILVSALIWIAILGLFYFLLFRKMGGGGGPGGQIFSIGKSKAKLFDEKERIQVTFKDVAGLEGAKEEVQEVVDFLKNSEKYTKLGGKIPKGVLLVGPPGTGKTLLAKAVAGEAKVPFFSLSGSDFVEMFVGVGASRVRDLFAQAKAKSPAIIFIDEIDAIGRARGKNNFSGGNDERENTLNQLLTEMDGFGTDTNVIVMAATNRADILDKALMRAGRFDRSIYVDLPELHERRQIFDVHLKKIKLDDSIDREFLAKQTPGFSGADIANVCNEAALIAARNNHTAVNKQDFLDAVDRIIGGLEKKNKAIKPSEKKRVAYHEAGHATISWLVEHASPLLKVTIVPRGRSLGAAWYLPEERQLTTTEQMLDEMCATLGGRAAEQVIFNNISTGALSDLESVTKRAQAMVTIYGLSPNIGNISYYDSSGQSEYNFGKPYSEDTATKIDSEIKGIIENQYDRAVRILTENKDKLDALANKLLEKEVIFREDLEEIFGKRAWDPELTEKPVTNTIPGTKEPDEEIIIKEKEGKSGIQAPESPTQL, from the coding sequence ATGAACAATAAAGGATTTAACTGGTTTTTTCCGATTGCGATCATAGCTCTTTTGTTATTTTTCGGCTCCAATTTTTTAGGAGGCGATAGTGCAAAATCTATTGATGAAGATGAATTCTTCCAGATCATGCAGGCGGGGAAAGTCCAGAATGTATTGATATACAAAGACACGGAGAAAGCAGATGTATTCCTTACACAGGCTGCCCGGTCTGAAATGGTAAAGAAAACAGCAAAACAGAACGATCCTTTCTCATCTCTGGGAATGGCATCCAAGGCAGATTACACGGTAAAATACGGTGACCTGCAGCTGTTTCTCCAAAAGTTTGATAAAGTTAAAGCAGATAATCCCAATTTAAAAACAACCAAAGATTACGGTGCCGGTAAAAGCCCGTTTGCAGACATCCTTGTTTCTGCACTGATCTGGATTGCCATTCTCGGATTATTTTATTTCCTTCTTTTCAGAAAGATGGGTGGCGGTGGCGGCCCTGGAGGTCAGATTTTCTCTATCGGGAAATCCAAAGCCAAACTTTTTGACGAAAAAGAAAGAATCCAGGTGACCTTCAAGGATGTTGCAGGACTGGAAGGTGCCAAAGAAGAAGTTCAGGAAGTTGTAGATTTCCTTAAGAACTCTGAAAAGTATACCAAACTGGGAGGTAAAATTCCGAAAGGGGTACTCTTGGTAGGTCCTCCGGGAACCGGTAAAACATTGCTTGCAAAAGCAGTTGCAGGGGAGGCTAAAGTACCTTTCTTCTCTCTGTCAGGATCTGATTTCGTGGAGATGTTTGTAGGGGTGGGAGCATCCAGGGTAAGAGACCTTTTTGCCCAGGCAAAAGCAAAATCACCGGCGATTATCTTTATTGATGAGATCGATGCTATCGGGCGTGCAAGAGGAAAAAATAATTTCTCCGGCGGCAATGATGAGCGTGAAAATACCCTTAACCAGTTGCTTACGGAAATGGACGGTTTCGGAACCGATACCAACGTAATTGTAATGGCAGCAACCAACAGAGCTGATATCCTGGATAAAGCATTAATGAGAGCAGGTCGTTTTGACCGTTCGATCTATGTGGATCTTCCGGAGCTGCATGAAAGAAGACAGATCTTTGACGTGCATTTGAAGAAAATCAAGCTTGATGATTCGATAGACAGAGAGTTTTTAGCCAAGCAAACCCCTGGTTTCAGTGGTGCGGATATTGCCAATGTATGTAATGAGGCAGCGCTTATCGCGGCCAGGAATAACCATACCGCCGTAAACAAGCAGGATTTCCTGGATGCAGTAGACCGAATTATCGGTGGTCTTGAGAAGAAAAATAAAGCTATAAAACCTTCTGAAAAGAAAAGAGTAGCCTATCACGAAGCCGGACATGCAACCATCTCCTGGCTGGTAGAACATGCTTCGCCGCTGTTAAAAGTTACTATTGTTCCGAGAGGACGTTCCCTGGGAGCAGCATGGTACCTTCCTGAAGAGCGACAGCTGACTACTACAGAACAGATGCTGGATGAAATGTGTGCCACTTTGGGAGGAAGAGCTGCCGAGCAGGTTATTTTCAATAATATTTCCACAGGTGCACTTTCTGATCTTGAAAGTGTAACCAAGAGAGCTCAGGCGATGGTTACCATCTACGGATTGAGCCCGAATATCGGTAATATCTCGTATTATGACAGTTCAGGGCAGTCGGAATATAATTTCGGTAAGCCTTATTCAGAAGATACCGCAACAAAGATCGATTCTGAAATCAAAGGGATTATTGAAAACCAGTATGACCGTGCCGTAAGAATCCTGACGGAGAATAAAGATAAGCTTGATGCATTGGCCAATAAGCTTTTAGAGAAAGAAGTGATCTTCCGTGAGGACCTTGAGGAAATCTTCGGTAAACGGGCATGGGATCCTGAATTAACAGAGAAACCGGTTACCAATACAATTCCGGGAACTAAAGAGCCGGATGAAGAAATCATCATAAAAGAGAAAGAAGGCAAAAGCGGAATTCAGGCTCCTGAAAGCCCTACCCAGCTTTAA
- a CDS encoding LUD domain-containing protein, protein MNLFKRIVNKLTSQPEESEKESLEKLGDSLKNADLDYKFAQLFTHSGGFFNYCADEAEALQTLHQIIKIEGIGNVFCWDKELQSFLNVIRTPCTSELEPSNDAAFITCEYLIAYDGRIMLSHNNILHYHSSRLPAKIIIIANVSQIVNNLNDAMGKIKRNGNIKNLTSISGSQSKMDHSSGPATKLFLLLLED, encoded by the coding sequence TTGAATTTATTTAAGAGGATTGTAAACAAACTTACCAGCCAGCCTGAGGAGAGTGAAAAAGAAAGTCTGGAGAAGCTTGGGGATTCGCTGAAAAATGCGGATCTCGACTATAAGTTTGCGCAATTGTTTACGCATTCCGGTGGATTTTTCAATTACTGTGCAGATGAGGCGGAAGCACTGCAGACTTTACATCAGATCATCAAGATAGAAGGCATCGGTAATGTCTTCTGCTGGGATAAAGAATTACAGAGCTTTCTGAATGTGATCAGAACTCCATGCACATCAGAACTTGAACCTTCCAATGATGCCGCTTTTATTACCTGTGAGTATCTCATTGCTTATGACGGCAGAATCATGCTTTCCCATAATAATATCCTTCATTACCATTCATCAAGGCTGCCTGCAAAAATCATTATTATCGCTAATGTATCGCAGATCGTCAATAATCTTAATGATGCTATGGGGAAGATCAAGAGAAACGGGAATATCAAAAACCTTACTTCTATCAGCGGGAGCCAGTCTAAAATGGACCATTCTTCCGGTCCTGCTACGAAATTATTTTTATTGCTGCTTGAAGATTAG